Proteins encoded together in one Pseudoxanthobacter soli DSM 19599 window:
- a CDS encoding phage tail tube protein: MSDFGGEMRFSIDGTPVTMKGLFQVNPSNRTVEESVNQDGSVDAVHTLAGHRMAMTLVDNGGVDVHALLKGPARNVTVVEEHTGVTHMWTQARFAGDPQSDRLTGEITGLRLVSASYRRV, translated from the coding sequence ATGAGCGATTTCGGCGGCGAAATGCGATTCTCGATCGACGGCACGCCGGTGACCATGAAGGGGCTTTTCCAGGTTAATCCGTCGAACCGGACGGTGGAGGAGTCGGTCAATCAGGACGGCAGTGTCGATGCCGTGCACACGCTGGCGGGGCATCGTATGGCCATGACGCTGGTCGACAATGGCGGCGTCGACGTGCACGCCCTGCTCAAGGGCCCCGCGCGCAATGTGACCGTCGTTGAAGAACATACCGGCGTCACGCACATGTGGACGCAGGCGCGTTTCGCCGGCGATCCGCAGAGCGATCGCCTGACCGGTGAAATCACCGGCCTGAGGCTCGTCTCCGCCTCCTACCGGAGGGTGTGA
- a CDS encoding phage tail sheath subtilisin-like domain-containing protein yields MAGIGFNNIPGSGVIAPLMSFEFNSAGQYDSVSRLYLVGHKAAAGTLAANTPTICTSLAEATMLAGAGSMLREMWRIVALNAPAQETWLVAVTETGAAPTWTYTLASVPAAGGTGYVEICGERVIVTAAAGDTVTIVAAALAAAINAYSNALTGAMLPVTATAAAGVVTLTARHAGAIMAEIDHSIPTGIAGNIFVGALTVASVTPASGVPSLATALAAIGDDPCGAMVAPWADTASLDAYQAWLSDVAGRWAWSRQSYGHAWCCNSGNTSAQTTLGLGRNDRHTSIIARPATHQRPSWLWAAGFAGRLLPWLSDTTTGNVSRNQTGLVVEGIEAPRDRTAVWGYSARNTLLGAGISTWTATADGRVAVDKIVTTYRTGPTGQPDSVFRDVQSVYQLAGGFGYMRERLASEQGNKALMDSNPGALEAVTTPADIKATLIHGYEALEQRGVFEDAATFAASVIVRRNAANPARVDMFLPMDRVNPLDILAGNATIYAQYI; encoded by the coding sequence ATGGCTGGCATCGGCTTCAACAACATTCCCGGGTCCGGCGTCATTGCGCCGCTTATGAGCTTCGAATTCAACTCCGCCGGACAGTACGATTCGGTCTCCCGTCTTTATCTCGTGGGCCACAAGGCGGCGGCCGGGACGCTCGCGGCGAATACCCCGACGATCTGCACGTCGCTGGCGGAGGCGACCATGCTCGCCGGCGCCGGCTCCATGCTGCGGGAGATGTGGCGCATCGTGGCGCTGAATGCCCCGGCGCAAGAGACCTGGCTCGTCGCGGTCACCGAGACCGGCGCCGCGCCGACCTGGACCTATACGCTCGCCAGCGTGCCGGCGGCCGGCGGCACGGGATATGTCGAGATCTGCGGCGAGCGGGTGATCGTGACGGCGGCGGCGGGCGATACCGTGACCATCGTCGCGGCGGCGCTGGCGGCGGCGATCAACGCCTATTCGAATGCGCTGACGGGCGCGATGCTGCCGGTGACGGCGACCGCGGCGGCGGGCGTGGTGACGCTGACGGCACGGCATGCCGGTGCCATCATGGCGGAAATCGACCACTCCATTCCGACCGGCATCGCCGGCAACATCTTCGTGGGCGCGCTCACGGTGGCATCGGTGACGCCCGCCTCCGGCGTGCCGAGCCTCGCGACCGCGCTGGCGGCGATCGGCGACGATCCGTGTGGGGCGATGGTGGCGCCCTGGGCCGATACCGCGTCGCTCGACGCCTATCAGGCGTGGCTTTCCGACGTCGCGGGCCGCTGGGCGTGGTCCCGACAGAGCTACGGCCATGCCTGGTGCTGCAATTCCGGCAACACCTCGGCGCAGACGACGCTGGGCCTCGGGCGCAACGACCGGCATACCAGCATCATCGCGCGGCCCGCGACGCATCAGCGCCCATCCTGGCTGTGGGCCGCCGGCTTCGCCGGCCGGCTGCTGCCGTGGCTGTCGGACACGACGACCGGCAATGTCAGCCGCAACCAGACCGGGCTGGTGGTGGAAGGGATCGAAGCGCCGCGTGACCGCACGGCGGTGTGGGGCTATTCGGCCCGCAACACCCTTCTCGGGGCGGGCATCTCGACCTGGACGGCGACGGCGGACGGCCGGGTCGCGGTCGACAAGATCGTAACCACCTATCGGACGGGCCCGACCGGGCAGCCGGACAGCGTGTTTCGCGACGTGCAGTCGGTTTATCAACTCGCCGGTGGCTTCGGATACATGCGCGAGCGGCTGGCGTCGGAGCAGGGCAACAAGGCGCTGATGGATAGCAACCCCGGTGCGCTCGAGGCTGTAACGACGCCGGCCGATATCAAGGCCACGCTGATCCACGGCTATGAAGCGCTGGAGCAGCGAGGCGTGTTCGAGGACGCGGCGACGTTCGCGGCCAGCGTGATCGTGCGGCGCAACGCGGCGAACCCGGCGCGCGTCGACATGTTCCTGCCGATGGATCGCGTCAATCCGCTCGATATCCTCGCCGGCAACGCCACGATCTACGCGCAGTATATCTAG
- a CDS encoding phage tail assembly protein — protein MARTVTVTLSAPVLWHDQQVTDVRLREPTAADYFAHGDPVTMVYTAGAMVPSEDGAALRGYVGACLDHEGGDALLRLISLRDGIAIKRAILDFFEGARGAP, from the coding sequence ATGGCGAGAACCGTCACGGTCACGCTCTCCGCGCCGGTGCTCTGGCACGACCAGCAGGTCACGGACGTCCGCCTGCGCGAACCGACGGCGGCGGACTATTTCGCCCACGGCGATCCGGTGACGATGGTCTACACGGCCGGCGCGATGGTGCCGAGCGAGGACGGTGCGGCGCTGCGCGGCTATGTCGGCGCCTGCCTCGATCATGAGGGCGGAGATGCGCTGTTGCGGCTCATTTCGCTGCGCGACGGGATCGCGATCAAGCGGGCGATCCTCGATTTTTTCGAGGGCGCCCGCGGGGCGCCATAA
- a CDS encoding major capsid protein → MAGIIDIFSGNPFRMVEMTESVQKIDFKPQLLGSLGIFEPDYLRGRDVGISEQDGTLSLIQTSPNGAAPAELNPDTKLVRKFTTTRLAKGSTIYGYEMQGILGLPEDEQLVEAMTEVADRQRRIRDDIELTHENMRMGAINGVVKDADGSTIIDWFSEFGIAPPAEVDFELDDASTKVLLKCHDVRRAMQVKAKGAWNNTTSVHALASNSFYDQFITHASVERTFLNWQAASDLRQASEFGAFVFGNITWHNYRGTDDGTTIAVPDGKVRFFPVGARGVFREVFGSAEFIPYVNKRALDIYSLLVEDQQRGAWVRPEQYSYPLHVCTRPEMLVTGKAS, encoded by the coding sequence TCTGGGCTCTCTCGGCATCTTCGAACCCGACTATCTGCGCGGCCGTGACGTCGGCATTTCCGAGCAGGACGGCACGCTCTCCCTGATCCAGACGTCGCCGAACGGCGCGGCGCCGGCGGAACTCAATCCCGATACCAAGCTGGTGCGGAAGTTCACCACGACGCGGCTCGCCAAGGGCTCGACCATCTACGGCTATGAGATGCAGGGCATCCTCGGGCTGCCGGAGGACGAGCAGCTGGTCGAGGCCATGACGGAGGTGGCCGACCGGCAGCGCCGCATCCGCGACGACATCGAACTGACGCACGAGAACATGCGCATGGGCGCTATCAACGGGGTCGTGAAGGACGCGGATGGCAGCACCATCATCGACTGGTTCAGCGAGTTCGGCATCGCGCCCCCGGCCGAAGTCGATTTCGAACTCGACGACGCCAGCACCAAGGTGCTGCTGAAGTGCCACGACGTCCGGCGTGCCATGCAGGTCAAGGCGAAAGGCGCCTGGAACAACACCACCTCGGTGCATGCCCTGGCATCGAACAGCTTTTATGATCAGTTCATCACCCACGCGAGTGTGGAGCGGACCTTCCTGAACTGGCAGGCGGCATCCGACCTTCGTCAGGCCTCCGAATTCGGCGCGTTCGTGTTCGGGAACATCACCTGGCACAACTACAGGGGCACGGACGACGGCACGACGATCGCGGTTCCGGACGGGAAGGTGCGATTCTTTCCGGTCGGCGCGCGCGGCGTGTTCCGCGAGGTGTTCGGCTCGGCGGAGTTCATCCCCTACGTCAACAAGCGTGCGCTCGACATTTATTCGCTCCTGGTCGAGGACCAGCAGCGCGGGGCGTGGGTGCGGCCTGAGCAATATTCCTATCCGCTGCATGTCTGCACCCGCCCGGAGATGCTGGTGACCGGCAAGGCGTCCTGA
- a CDS encoding DNA circularization N-terminal domain-containing protein encodes MDPEIQLWPSVFNGVPFWCDSEGMETGRRLAIYEFPGRDVGFVEDLGARQPRFRVTGYLSGLGAEGASTGLISLFAGVGPAILLLPAAGPVSVYCERAVRNRSLDRIGWAAFELDFVLGGAAFALASVLSLGQLVFDAAGGIISGIASLAGRFVAPGGWVDPVAAAAAGGLQDTVATLEAIRTEAAIDETASAALRDTLAGLYGAMPGAVGGAAAIAAVPVDAVVAATLAPTDTIPALAVAAAEALAPFAGMLAAARALGDAMAPADAAAAFAAALDGVSDPAAADVLAAPSVAAIAANDALVAGLSRLTYLAPYAEALARMSYPDRRAGVTARADFAERCEPALASATGAAGMEVFATVSALRGSVAAYLSRTITDLAPVVTVSAPRSMPAIWWAWRLYGDPERAGELVERNSVRHPAFMPASFEALAR; translated from the coding sequence GTGGACCCCGAAATCCAGCTTTGGCCATCCGTCTTCAATGGCGTGCCGTTCTGGTGCGATTCGGAAGGCATGGAGACCGGGCGGCGCCTTGCGATCTATGAGTTTCCGGGCCGGGATGTGGGCTTCGTCGAGGACCTGGGCGCGCGCCAGCCGCGATTCCGGGTCACGGGCTATCTCTCCGGGCTCGGCGCCGAGGGCGCGTCGACCGGGCTTATCAGCCTGTTCGCCGGGGTCGGGCCGGCGATCCTGCTGCTGCCGGCGGCGGGTCCGGTGAGCGTCTATTGCGAGCGGGCGGTGCGAAACAGGTCGCTCGACCGCATCGGCTGGGCGGCGTTCGAGCTGGATTTCGTGCTCGGCGGGGCCGCCTTCGCGCTGGCGTCGGTGCTGTCGCTGGGCCAACTCGTTTTCGACGCGGCGGGCGGCATCATCTCCGGCATCGCCAGCCTTGCCGGGCGGTTCGTGGCGCCGGGTGGCTGGGTCGATCCGGTGGCGGCCGCGGCCGCCGGCGGCCTGCAGGACACGGTCGCGACGCTCGAGGCGATCCGCACCGAGGCGGCGATCGACGAGACCGCGAGCGCGGCCCTGCGCGACACGCTGGCCGGACTCTATGGCGCGATGCCGGGCGCCGTCGGCGGCGCGGCGGCGATCGCCGCGGTGCCGGTGGACGCGGTGGTCGCGGCCACGCTGGCGCCGACCGACACGATTCCGGCGCTGGCGGTGGCTGCCGCCGAGGCGCTGGCGCCGTTCGCCGGGATGCTGGCGGCCGCGCGCGCGCTCGGCGATGCGATGGCGCCGGCGGATGCCGCTGCCGCCTTCGCGGCGGCGCTCGACGGGGTGAGCGATCCGGCGGCAGCGGATGTGCTGGCGGCGCCTTCGGTGGCCGCGATCGCGGCCAACGATGCCCTGGTGGCAGGGCTGTCGCGGCTGACCTATCTGGCGCCCTATGCCGAGGCACTGGCGCGGATGTCCTATCCGGATCGTCGCGCCGGGGTGACGGCGCGGGCCGACTTCGCCGAGCGCTGCGAGCCGGCGCTCGCCTCCGCCACCGGGGCGGCGGGGATGGAGGTCTTTGCGACGGTGTCGGCCTTGCGTGGGAGCGTGGCGGCCTATCTGTCGCGCACCATCACGGACCTTGCGCCGGTGGTGACCGTCTCCGCGCCGCGGTCGATGCCGGCGATCTGGTGGGCGTGGCGGCTTTATGGCGATCCGGAGCGGGCGGGCGAGCTGGTCGAGCGCAACAGTGTGCGGCACCCGGCTTTCATGCCGGCGTCTTTCGAGGCG
- a CDS encoding phage tail tape measure protein → MAYEIRATAILDARDRSGRTFDALAEKAKRATRALQQLGRADDIANRASATTRAAGMVGRAAAVRGGGGMLVGGAAGLIGGALAARSVTESFTDYANFDRRLTRIGITADATVSQVERARAEVYRLANQYAIPVGQVVDGLEALVATGRTLDDSLSFLPSVSVTSQASGAALDDMAKSADAAGRSLGIGADQMQRAFDVMAAGGNAGMFEMPDMARFLPSLAPSMAVNGGTGIEGLRQLVAMLQVLRMQAGTSEEAATRAANIFQKMRSGETLKAFKRFGVDLNKELDEAARSGQDMLAAFVDISREAVGGDLTKLPQLFTDQQVYLGMQSLIQLRGEYDRLIKTLQNVDGTSMKNLARVSDDAKAAIDRLSNSWGQASVSFGLLLDKLGAARALKDVSDVLTDISAAVAPIADGIGTRIDRNQAFFDGQKQAKAAGMTSPAAGAAGARSMAGGDSALGLSWVSSTVEDGLTAAAKLKAATAARRLQTQNDLWSFGNFSDTLAAQGPLASDPVMRNIRRGRYYDDYTFGASIGGGPSKQPTYRPYAFAPADGTAPPVRRLDVAPADLSGELPVPMVAVQPVSDFGLPAGPQEPRAIEMPGIDALDQRLGALAERLGAAMPDGLAPVAAPVQQTLTLPPGAGNAMSGELQAVVQGPVTAELKGAADIRIAVTVEPSGALLTVVNDAKAATVRATGPLRVTTNGAGSLGVSSPDTE, encoded by the coding sequence ATGGCTTATGAAATCCGCGCCACCGCGATTCTGGACGCGCGCGACCGCTCCGGCCGCACCTTCGATGCCCTCGCCGAGAAAGCGAAACGGGCGACACGGGCGCTGCAGCAGCTGGGGCGGGCCGACGACATCGCGAACCGCGCCTCAGCCACAACCCGGGCTGCCGGCATGGTGGGGCGAGCGGCGGCAGTGCGCGGCGGAGGCGGCATGCTGGTCGGCGGGGCGGCCGGTCTGATCGGTGGCGCGCTCGCGGCGCGGTCGGTGACGGAGTCTTTCACCGACTATGCCAATTTCGACCGCCGCCTCACGCGCATCGGGATCACGGCGGATGCGACGGTGTCTCAGGTCGAGCGGGCGCGGGCGGAGGTTTACCGGCTGGCGAACCAGTATGCCATTCCCGTGGGGCAGGTGGTCGACGGCCTCGAGGCGCTGGTGGCGACCGGCCGGACGCTGGACGACTCTTTGTCCTTCCTGCCGAGTGTGAGCGTCACGTCGCAGGCGTCGGGCGCGGCGCTCGATGACATGGCCAAATCGGCGGATGCGGCTGGGCGCTCGCTCGGCATCGGTGCCGACCAGATGCAGCGGGCTTTCGATGTCATGGCGGCGGGCGGCAACGCGGGCATGTTCGAGATGCCCGACATGGCGCGGTTCCTACCGTCGCTGGCGCCGTCGATGGCTGTCAACGGGGGGACCGGGATCGAAGGTCTGCGGCAGCTGGTGGCGATGCTGCAGGTGCTGCGAATGCAGGCGGGCACGTCGGAAGAGGCCGCGACGCGGGCCGCGAACATCTTCCAGAAGATGCGCTCCGGCGAAACGCTGAAGGCGTTCAAGCGCTTCGGGGTCGATCTCAATAAGGAACTCGATGAGGCGGCGCGCAGCGGACAGGACATGCTTGCCGCGTTCGTCGACATCAGCCGCGAGGCGGTGGGCGGCGACCTGACCAAGCTGCCGCAGCTGTTTACGGACCAACAGGTCTATCTCGGCATGCAGTCGCTGATCCAGCTGCGCGGTGAGTACGACAGGCTCATAAAGACGCTGCAGAATGTCGACGGCACATCGATGAAGAATCTGGCGCGGGTTTCCGACGACGCCAAGGCGGCGATCGACCGCCTGAGCAATTCGTGGGGGCAGGCGTCGGTTAGCTTCGGGCTGCTACTCGACAAACTCGGCGCGGCGAGGGCGCTCAAGGATGTCAGTGACGTCCTGACTGATATCAGCGCGGCGGTCGCGCCGATCGCCGACGGAATTGGCACCCGCATCGACCGCAACCAGGCGTTCTTTGACGGACAAAAGCAGGCGAAGGCGGCCGGCATGACATCCCCGGCCGCCGGCGCGGCGGGCGCGCGATCGATGGCCGGCGGCGACAGCGCGCTCGGGCTCTCGTGGGTTAGCAGCACGGTGGAAGACGGCCTGACGGCCGCGGCAAAGCTCAAAGCGGCAACGGCGGCGCGGCGACTGCAGACGCAGAATGACCTGTGGTCATTCGGCAACTTCTCCGACACGCTGGCCGCGCAAGGTCCGCTCGCCTCCGATCCGGTCATGCGCAACATCCGGCGTGGTCGATACTACGATGACTACACGTTCGGCGCTTCGATTGGCGGGGGTCCATCGAAACAGCCGACATATCGGCCCTACGCCTTTGCGCCAGCGGACGGCACTGCCCCGCCGGTGAGAAGGCTCGACGTGGCGCCGGCCGATCTTTCGGGCGAGCTGCCCGTGCCAATGGTTGCTGTGCAGCCGGTGTCTGATTTCGGTCTGCCCGCCGGCCCGCAGGAACCGCGGGCGATCGAAATGCCCGGCATCGATGCGCTCGACCAGCGGCTCGGCGCCTTGGCGGAGCGGCTGGGGGCCGCGATGCCCGACGGGCTGGCGCCGGTGGCGGCGCCGGTACAGCAAACCCTGACGCTGCCGCCGGGTGCCGGCAACGCGATGTCCGGCGAGCTGCAGGCGGTGGTGCAGGGGCCCGTCACAGCGGAACTCAAGGGGGCCGCCGACATCCGGATCGCGGTGACGGTGGAGCCGTCCGGCGCGCTGTTGACGGTGGTCAATGATGCCAAGGCGGCGACGGTGCGGGCGACGGGGCCGCTACGGGTGACGACCAACGGGGCGGGAAGCCTCGGGGTGTCGTCACCCGATACGGAATGA